TATCTGGAATAGATGTCATATTGGTTGTAGCTGTAAATAGCAATTTTCTAGAGTCATACTCATATATATTCATTCCAGTGTTGAATACTGCTCCAATAGCTATTACAAGTATCTTCTTTGTATCTTTAAAGCTTTGTCCATCTAATACGTGTAGAGCTATTGTTGCATATCCATTAAGCATAGTTTCTCCAACTTCTATTACCACATCCCCAAAATCAAATCTTCTTCCACTAATAAATCCTGTTAATACTATGCTTCTCGATGTATTTACTATAAATACACATTTATCGACTCCATAGCTACAATCCCATATAAGTTCACCAGTATCACTAACATACACAGGTTTATCTGGCATACTAACATCTTTAATAGATATGATATTTGTTGATGGTCTTGTCCCATTTGTTGTAACAAGACCTACACCATGAAGTAGTGGTATGTGTGGTGGTGCTATATGTAATCCATTTGGAAGATTCCAAACACTAGCTCTTAACGATCTTATCAACTCTATCTCTGTTTCTCTAGAGAGTTCCACTGGTACCCAGTATCTAGCTGGAGATACATCTCCTCTTATGAACAACATATACGCCGTTATCATTAGAGGCCATCTAGCTGGGTCCTGATCAAATTCAAGGGTACCTCTTATCATCTTAGAATCAAAGACTGCTGGACCCGATGGACCGCCATAGGAGTAAGGCATTATTGCATCCCAGTCTTGGAAAGCTGCATAGGCTGGAAGGAGAATGAAGCCCTCACTTCTATACATATTTGGTGCTGGATGATTATATTCACTAACTGTATATGGCTTACCGAATATCTTTGTATATGCAAGTCTTATAATTGTGCTACCCAGGGGATTGTTAACCATAGCATCGTTTACAACATAGAAATCATTTCCACTGCCAACAGGATATCTCCAGTAGTGGTGAGTATCAACAACATCTAGGTTTTGCTGTATATTTGGTGTTCCACCAAATACAACTTGTGTACCTATGACAAGCTGTTTAACACCTATCTCCTCCTTCAAATATCTGTACATCTCCATGTAGAAATCATATTCTAGTCTCCACAGAAACTCCACCCAATCCCTCTGAGCAGTCTCTGGACGTGTCCTATATTCATCCAATGTAAATATCTTTATAGCACCATTTTCAAGATATTCACCTGGTTTTAGTGAGCCCCAGCTCTTTAGCAAGTTCTGTGTAGATCCATATTTCTCCAATAGATATTCATTCCATTTCTTCTGAAGCTCATTCTTAAATAGCATTGGAAGTCTGTCTATAGCTCCATCAAGCCAGCCAAATATTATTCCATATTCATTTAGAACCTCTATAAATGCAATTGCAGGTTCATCCTTATATGCAACACCGGTATATCCATTCACATGTGTAAACAGTTTATATGCAAACTCTTTAACTAGTTGTTTCGCAGGTTCGTAGAAGAATGGCAAAATATGTTTATCCTTCACCTGCTGTATCTGATCCACCTCCTTAGGAAGTCCATCATATGAAGAATAGCTCCTATAACACATAAGATTTATATCCACATATATTCCATTCTCCTTAAGTTTGTATATCAGATAATCAAGTCTATCGAGCTTCTGTGGATCAAGTTCTCTTGTACTTGGTATCTTAAAGATGTTGCGTGATGGATCCCAGTTTTGATCCATTGCATGTATCCTAACCAGATTCACACCATATTTAGCTAGTCTCTCTACATACTGATCTACTATAGATGGTGGTGCAAAGATCCAGGAGCCAACAACACTAACTCCCAAGAACTTGATTCTCTTATCACCAACATATAGATGGCCATCTGAACCCACATAAACAAAACCATACTTTCCAGCGGGTTTATCTAAATACTGTGAGAGGTCGAATGATGAAGCTGCATTGTCGTTCCATGGAAGGACAAATTCAAAGAGTTTTTGCTCTGTACCTCGCGTTATTATCGTAGTAGTAGGTGTGGGCATAGATGTTATAGTTATGGTCTGAGGTATTAATTCTGTTGTTGTCACAGTCTCAACAATAGTTGTAGGCTGTGTAACCGTAAGTTTTGTAGTTAGTGTAGTTGGTATAGTTGTAGTAGTTGTAGCTGTCATCAATATGGTTTCAGTAGCTATTTGTGTAAATGTCGTTGTACTTACTACAGTTTGTGTTACTGTGGTTGATGGCATTATATTTGTAAAAGGCGCTACTGCTATACCAACTATAATCCCTACAACAATTCCTATTGCTAATAACAACACAAGTCTGTTCATAATTCACCCACCCTATTCAATAGTAGCTATTTTTGAAAATAAAAACTTATGAATGAATCAATATGTTAAACATGAAGAATTGTAAGAGAGGTGTGATTTCCTATAAAGACAGAGCAATTTGTTGTTATATAAATCTCCACCTCGTCACAAACATTGTATTGAAAATCAATAATTATCTATAAGGTTAATGAGTTCTGCATCTAGCTGATAACTTATAAGCCTTATATCTTCTCTACATAATCCTCCCAACTTCCTTCTTAGAGTATCATAAGGCTATTCATCAACTCCCTCCGATATTATAGAATATTGTATCTTAATCCCATTATCCTCAGAAACAGATATTATAGCTCTAGCAACATCTAGTGGAGATCCTCTAGATACCTTATATCTCAATCTCTCTAGCCAAGAGATTTCTAGAGTTATTATTGATGCTAGTAGAACTCTTTGTAGTTGTCCCATAGACAATGTGTTTATCTGTCTATTTCTAAGATTCTCTATACTCCCATTATCCTTAGAGCTCTGTTAACCCTACAACAAGTGCAAATATTCCTAGATATGTTGTTATACCCATTAATGCATAGAGAGATGCATTAAATACTATCAACGCTGTATCTCTAATACTCATCAATTCTCATACGATAGAAAGATATTCGCCAAATATAAAAACTCTATAACACCTGGTGGTAAACAGGACCAAAATGTTTAAAAAACCTTAGATAGCTCTGTAATGCAGATGTCTATGGCTATAGAGGAACTTAATGTCTCTGGAAATATAAGGTTGAAGGGACCTATAAAGATCGGTCATGTTAAGGTTTCTGGAGCTATTGTTATAGATGGCTCTGTAGATGGTAATGATATAGATGTTGCTGGGGTTATGAAGATAGATGGAGATCTATCTGTATTTAGTCTAGATGTAGCTGGAGCTATAAGAGTTAGTGGATTGATAAGAGCTAAACAGATATTTGTTTCTGGGGATATAAGATCTGAAAAGGGGATAGAGTCTGAGAGAATTGTTGTTAAGGGAAAAGCATCTAGTAGCTATATGAAGGGTATTGAGATAAGATTATCTGGAGAGATGTATATTGATAGAATTATAGCTAATAAGATATATATAGCTAAGGATACAGAGGTAAGAGGCTCTATAGAAGCATGCGAGATTGTTGTTGATAGGGGGGCTGAGATAGAGAGGGTATATGGAAGAACTATAGACATAGGGAGAGATGCAGAGATTAAGATTGTTGAAGGTGAAAATATATCTATTGAGAAGGGAGCTGAGGTATCCCTGGTTAGATATGTAAAGAGTATAAATATTGCAAAGGATGTTGATATAGAGAAGATTGAGAGGATAGAGAAGATATCTATAGATCTAGAGTACTGCTATCACCAGCCATAGAATATATTATAGAGATACCTAGTAGCTCTATCCAAAAGATATATTCATCTATATTGGTGTTTATATGCATAGATATATAATTGCATTGCTATGCCTTGGATATACAACAACAGCAGTTATACAGCTCTCAACATTCAATACACTAATACCATATATCTCTAGAGAACTAGGATTCTCAATAGATCTTGCAGGGATTCTTATATCTCTAGGAGCTTTTGCATCATTGTTTATGCCTCCTATTATAAGCTATACAATGGATAGATATAGTATCTCAAAGATTATCCTAGCTACACTAGCTATATTCACAATATCTAATCTAGCTATATCATTATCACAAAACATCTTTGTAATAGCTATCGCAAGACTTTTAATTGGTATGTCAATGCCATTTACATGGCCTATATGCTCAAGGATAGTTACAGAATATATCCCGAGACATAGGCAGAGTCTATATACATCTATATATGATTCTGGATCCTTGATAGGATTAACAATAAGCTATCTTATAGCATCTCTCCTAGAGAATAGCTGGAGAATATGTCTTATGGTTATAAGCATTATACCTATAGCATTTGGTATAATCTATATAGCTATAAATAGATCTTCACCTATAGAGATATCGTCTAGAAGAGGTAGTAGTCAATCTATAGATAGTGGTAAAGTATATCGCTACCTCCTAGTACTCTTCCCAGCATTTTTCCTAGGATTATTTCAATGGAACCTGGCTCTCTCATGGCTATCTACATATCTTATCAATGAGCTTAGCTATAGACTCATAGATATAGCTCTCTATATGGTTCTAATGAGCTTTATAGGTGTTTCTATAGAGATTTTCTCTGGATATCTATCGGATAGAATCGGAGATGTTAGGGGTGTTATAAAAGCTATAAATATAGGTTTTATATCTACATCAATAATATTTATATTAATACCATTTTCATCTGATAGATACATAAAGTTTATGATGGTTTCGTCAACACTAGCATTATTTAGAATATCTGCACCGGCTCTATGGTCTCTAATAGGATTTGTTATACCTAGAGAGTTTCTAGCTAGGTTTAGCTCTATATATACTTTGGGAGGACCTCTATCAGGAATATTTACAACATTGGTAAGTGGCTATATAGCACACATATATGGATCTTTCAACTATAGCTTTATTCTGGCTGGCATAGTAACACTATTATCATCAATGCTATATACATACTCTATACATTTAGTAAATAAACAATAGCTATTCCCTCACAATATTCCTACCCCTTTTAGCTAACTCAACTAGGTATTCCCCTATCTTAGTATAGTCGAAATCTCCATAGCCTTCAGCTGTAGCTAATGTTAATAGATTTGATATTGAGCTACTTATAAATGCTGGAATATTCTTAATCTGAAGGGTTTTTGCGACATAGCTATAATCCTTTGCTGCAAGTCTAAGTCTGAAGCTAGGCTCTTTAACAGGACCTGTAACCCTATGCCAGTATCTCTCGATAGCTGTTCCAAACCATAGATTCTTAGCTATTTCTCTAAAGAGCTCTTTATCTATACCCCATGCCTCTAACATAGCTAGACTCTCAGATAATACTATTGGGAATGACATTCCGACATTGTTTAGAGCAAGTTTTAATACAGATGCCTTTGGTATTTCTCCAACATATATAGACTTAGAGCTATAGAGATCTATAACACCTCTAGCCTCTCTATAAACATTCTCATCACCTGCAACTATAGATAGAAGACTACAGCTCTTAGCAGCATCAACACTTCCATATACTGGAGCCTCCAGATACCTCTTACCAATATTCTCATATATATACATACTCATCATCGGTGTAATGGTACTAGCATTAATTATTATAGAGCTATTCTTTGAATATACAATACCATTAGAACCAAATACAACATCTCTTAGTGCATCATCATCAGCTACAAAGACTATTATAAACATAGCTCTATCAGCTACCTCCCTAGGACTATCAACAACAACACAATTAACCTCTCTACACAGTGCTTCAGCTCTAGATCTAGTTCTATTATATACAACTACACCTATATTCTTATTCCTTAGACATCTAACAAGATTAGATCCCATTAAACCTAGACCAACAATACCTATATCCATATGCATCACACAGCTATGTATATATCCAAAAGACTAAAATATTATTATGTTTTCTATAGCACGGCTATGGATAGCTCCTTATTCTTTGTCTAATCGCTAGATATACTGGGACTAGAATAGATATTGTTATAGCGATAAATACAGTAGGCTGTGTTGGTATAACACCTTTATCTTTGTATGGAATATTAAGTGCATATACAATCCATCTACGTTCAGAATCTCCTGCAACATATACTGTATACTCATCTGCTACTACCCTAGGTACAACAATACTATTTTGAAGCGTTATAGAGCCAATAATGCTTAGATTCTTATCCATTATAGTTATATAGCTACCACTAAAGCCATATATCCTATCCGAGTCGCATAATAGAGATAGAAAATCGAAACTATAATCACTACTTCTATGTATCGCTACAGGATTTCCAAACATATCAAACTTCATAATACTTGAACCCCTAGAACGTATTCCAGATATATAGGCATATCCATTAGAATCAAAACACATTGATGATACTGCATCAAGGATATACTCATCATCCCCACGATATGTAATAATCTTCTTAACACTAAAATCTCTATCCAGTATAGCAATAGATGTTATATTTAATCCGGGGCATACACTAATAATCCAGATATCACCTACAGCAGAGTTGATGGAGGTTTCAAGGATACAACTAAGAAAACCTTGAATATCATATTCGTGGATAGCATTTAGAAGTTCTAGATCGGGGGATCTTTTCTCTATATGGCTATGTGTATCAATATAGATATATTCGCCATCTGAAAATATTTTAAGTCCTTTAACATCGGCTTTCTTAACAATATTTAGATTCTTATCAAATACATATAGACCTACTCCACCAATAACATATAGTTTATCTCCTAAGGCTACACAGTCTATAAATTCTCCTTCTAGTGATGTATCAATCCAAGTTTTCTCAACTCTTCCGGTATACCTATTTATAAACACTATATATGGATTATCAGGAGCTGGATAGAATGTAGGGATATGATATGTTTTTACATTGACATATCCTATAGCAACAACATAGTTACTGAATATACATATAGATAGAAGACTATTAAGCGGTGGAACAGCTATATAACGTATCCATCTAACGCTAAAGCTATTCTCAGCATAGATCATATCTATATTAGCTAATAGAGCTAGGGATATTACTATAATTGGTATGAGCAATGATCTATACAAATCGTTGCACCCTATCTCTCCTGTTGAAAAGACTTTATAAATATATGGTTTATATATAAATCTAGTGAATGAGTATAGGAGATGTAAAAAATTAGGCTTCTATAGGTCTATACATAAGGTTTTCTAGGAATCTTATTCTCTTCTCTATTGGTGGATGTGTTGATAATATTTCTTCTAGTCCAAAGAATGGTTCTGCTAATGCATATATGAATAATGCTTTTATCTTGCTATCCTCTAACCATCTCTTAGCACCATAGCTTCTATAGTATGTATCTAGAGATTCTAGAGCATTTATCATAGCTCTTGGCGATGTTACTTTAGCCCCATGTGCATCTGCATAGTATTCTCTTAGTCTTGATAGTGCTAGTACTGCTATCTGTATCAATATACTTACGACTATTAATATTATTCCTGCTATTAATAGGAGTACTCCTCCAGATGACTCTCTCCTCCTATTGCTTCCACCACCATCGACATATCTATATGTCATACCTGCAAACATTAGAAATCTTCCAAGGAAGTATATAACTGATGGGAATAAACCAAATATCATCATTATAGCATTATCTCTATGCTTATGATGACCAAGCTCATGTCCTATGACAGCCTCTAGCTCCTCCCTACTCCTAACAGTCTTCATAAGACCTCTTGTTACAGCTACATACCTCCCCATTACAGGTGATGAATATGCAAATGCATTTGGTATAGGCATATCTGCTACCATAGCCTTTGGAGGCTCTATACCAGCTCTCATAGCAACTCTATTAACTATCTCCTGAAGCTCTGGATCATATCTACAGCCATATGACAAGTTTATGAGTGCTGGAGAGATAAGCCAGGATATAAATGATGGTATAGCTGCAAAGAGAAATGCTATAAGACCTACGGTTGTTACAAACTCTACTCCAAAGATATATGCAAGTGCTGCTATAACAAATATTGTTGCTCCTATAACAGCTGTTGATGTTGATATCATAGCTGATCTAAGATGATCCATATCTACAGGTATTCTATTCCTAATAAACCTCTCTAAACCAATACCAGCTAGTATCAGGGTTGTAATCGCTACTGCATATGCAGCTATATCAATAAGCCACCAACTCCACCAAAACGGAAATAGACCCCAGCTAAATCCTATCCCTGGTAGTAGTACAGATATTATTAGCTGAACAACTGTTAGCACAAGTATTGTTATTGCTAACAGACTTAGTATTAGCAAAAGCTTTCCTCTAACCATAGCCTAGACCTCTAGAAACACAATGCCTCTAGATGCTTATTAGCTTTAAATATAGTGAAGCAAAGACAATCAGACAAATGCCTTTACATCACATCTCAGAACCGGGGACATTCTTCATCCATTTATAGATGTATGTAGTAGATTATTAAATTATTATTATCTTTGTAGACTATCCTCATAGACATATTTCTACTACTTCTCTATATAGCTATTTAGAAAAAGTTTATATATTTAGGAAATAATATATGTGAGTGGGATAGAGATATGGCTAGTCTAGAAGAAGTACTAAATACACTATGGCGGTCATTTATAAACATACTTCCAGGAGTTATTGCTGCTGTTATATGGATAATTGTGGGAGCTATTGTAGCTATTGTTGTTGGAGACATTGTTACAAGAGTTGTTAGGAGATATATCGAGAGACCTCTAACACTTACACCATTTGGAAAAACTCTTGCAACACTAGGTCTAGAATTCTCTGAACTTATAGGTGGATTAACAAAGGCATTCATCATTGCCATAACTCTTGTTGCTGCTATAGGCTATATACCTCTTGAGGGAGAGGCTGGAGCAATGATATATTCTGTTGTTAACTATCTACCATATCTTATAGGGGGTATAGCACTAATTACTCTCGGCCTTGTTCTAGCTATAGCACTTGCGCGATACATAGGATCTATCCTTGGTGCAAGTTTTGGTGAGACATATAAGCATGTAACTACATTGATAGAAAATCTACTTCTGGTTGGTCTAATAGCTGTAGTATTGACAGTATCATTTACATTATTAAAAATACCCTCAGCCTTTATCTATCCTCTACTACTTGGATCTCTAGCTATAGCCGTAGGAATATTTATATCTATAGAGGCTTTCAAAGCTATTGAGGCAAACTTTCCAAACTTTAGACCTTTAACACCATTTATACAGTTTATATTGATATTAGCATTCCTATTAATAGGTATGACAGCGATATTCAGCCAATATCCAGTTGTTGGAGATGTTACGAAGATGTTATCTATAGGTATAGCTATAGCCTTTGGAATAGTCTTAATACCAATAGCATTCTATCTAGCTAAAAAAGCTCTTATAGAAGCTGGAAGAAGTTAGCAATATAATTAAATTATTTTTTATATAATTTCAATATATATATACATCCATCAGAACCTCTTATAACATCTATGCATTCTCTAGTATAGTAGCAATAAGCAACAATACTACATATCAAAGCGTCAGCTATATCCTTATTAGAGATAGAATTTCTATCAATCTCTATCCCAAGACCATCAGCAAGCTCTATAACACTTCTAAATCCAGATGATTTTAATGCACTCTTTGGATGAGTCTCTATAACCTCTATACCCAGCCTCCTAACAATGTTATATAGATTCCATGCCCTTTGAGTCAATATAGCCATACCCCTTAGAGTTGGTGGTAAAACTCTATAGCCCTGGCTAATAGCCTTTCTATCAACATCTCTAACAATAGGTTTCTCAATAATTGGAGCATCTATAGCTAGTACAATAGGTCTATCAATATCTATTTTTCTAACAATTTCATTATCACCATATAGACATAGCATATCTAAAGTCTTTCTATAGTCAATATCTATAGATACATAGCCACTACACCTCTTTGACGAACCAGCTAAATCTAATCCAGATACTATAACCATTACAATAACCAGTTAGAATAATTAGCATAGAGATTTATAAGGATAATACATTTATCTCATGCTAGAGATATCTATGTATAGAACACTACTTACAATAGGTAAAAACCTTGGTCTAATACCTGTAGTAGGTTTTTGGATTATAGCAACTATATCTATAGGATATAATCCATGGTTTAATATATGGAAACATGCATTTAGTGATCTTGGGGCAAAGGATGCTGTAAACCCTTGGATATATAACTATGGCTTAATAGTCCTTGGAGCTATAACAATGCTTTACAGTATATATCTTGCTTATGTATCATGGAATAAGTTTATAGTGTTCTCATCAGCATTAATCTTTGTTGCAGGAATATTTCTATCACTAATAGGTATCTATCCTGGGGGAACTAGACCACATACATTTGTATCTACATGGTTCTTTATACAGTTCTTTATAGCTCTTATACCAATGGCTATAGGATTTATATTTAGTGGAAAGTATATAGATGCATTATTTCAAATAATAATATTTATAGCTGCACTACTTGGTGCTATACTAGTTAAATGGCCTTCAGTAGCTTTAATAGAAGCATATGAGATATTATTGATAGATATTGTAGTTATACATCTATGGATTAGACTATAGATTGTTGTTAGCTTATATATTCTAGTGTTTTATGTAATAGTGTTAGGGGTGAATATGGAGGACTTGATTATATATGCTGTTGACTATGGACTAAGGCTAGGGGCTAGATATGTAGAGGCAAGGTATCATAGAATTGATGGATTTAGTATTACATCTAGGAATGGTGCTATTATTGCTTCTGGTATAGACTCTTCTGAGGGTATTGGGATAAGAGTTCTTGTTGATGGTGCTATAGGTTTTTCCTCAACAAATAGACTTGATAGAGAGTCTATTAGAATTGCTGTTGAGAATGCTTATAGAGATGCTAAGAATCATTCAAAGTTTATGAAGAGACCTATAGAGTTTGGAGAGGCTAGACTTGGGAGAGCTAGATATAGTGTTATTGAGAAGAAGCCTTTTAACTCTATAGATATAGAGTCTAAGGTTGAGATACATAGAGATCTATGGGATAGAGCTTCAAGTTCTGTTAAGGAGGCTAGGCTAGGGGTATTGACTATAAGCTATGGAGAGTTTATTGAGAGTAAAATTGTTGTTAATAGTGATGGTGCATATATAGAGAGTACCATTCCTAGAATATCAATGTATTATAATATAGTTGTGATGCATCCTGAGAAGGGATCTCTACAGAGATTTGAACAACTGGGAGCTAGTGGAGGTCTTGAGTGGCTAGATATATGGAGACTTGATGAAGCTATACCAAATGAGGTTAAGATATATGAGAAAGCACTTCTAACAGCTATAGAGCCTCCAAAAGAGGAGATACCTGTGGTAATCGGTAGCGAGATTGTTGGTCTAATTGTCCATGAGAGCTGTGGACATCCTAGTGAGGCTGATAGGATTCTTGGTAGAGAGGCTGCACAAGCAGGTAAAAGCTTTATCAAACCAAATATGATTGGGGAGAGAATAGGGAATGAATATGCTACAGTAATAGATGATCCAACTATACCTAATAGCTATGGCTTCTATCTATATGACGACGAGGGTGTTGCTGCAAGACCTAGATATCTATATAGAGAGGGTGTAATAAACGAGTTTCTCCATAATAGATGGACAGCAAAGATATTTGGTGTAGAGAGCAATGGTGCTGCAAGATCTATGGACTATATGAGTGAGCCAATAATAAGAATGTCAAATACATATCTAAAGCCAGGAGACTATAGCTTTGAAGAACTTATAGAGGATATAGATCTCGGTATATATATGAAGAGCTATATGGAGTGGAATATAGATGATGAGAGATGGAGCCAGAGATATGTAGGTCTAGAAGCATATCTAATAGAAAGAGGAGAACTAAAAACATTTGTTAGAAATCCAGTTCTAGAGATAACAACAAAAAGTTTCTATAGCCTCATAGATGCTGTGGGAAAAGAGCTTAGATTCTATGCAGGTACATGCGGAAAAGGAGAACCAATGCAAGGAGTACCAGTATGGTTTGGAGGACCAGATGTAAGACTCAAGAAAATTAGAGTTAAAACCCTATAACATATAAAATAAAATATTTTATCTCACTTCAACATAATCTAGATGAGGAGAATTTATATATTGTCTAAGGATCTGTATATCCTAGGTGTTTTACTTGAGTGGTGAATATGTTGATAGACTGAGGAAAAGAGCCTTAAGCTTCTTATCAGAGGCTGAAAGGGTTTCTGATCCAAATCTAGCAATATTTCTAGCTGAGCAGAGTCTTCAATTATATGTAAAAAGTGTTTACTATGAGCTCTTTGGATCTATGCTTAGAGGTCATAAGATTAGAGAGCTTCTAGCTATATTAATAAAATCTTTAGAGAGTCATGGCTATAAAGCTTATGCTGATGAAATTCTAAGATTTGTTGATGAACATAGAAGAACTCTTATAGAGTTAGAGACAGCTTATACAATGGCTAGATATGGAGAAATTGACTATAGTGTTAATGATGTTAAACAGGCTATAGACGTTGTTAGAAAGCTTATAGAGATTTTGGATCAGGTGTGTAGAGGTGTTAAGCTGGGTTAGATATCATTTTGAGCATCTCAGAAGATGGAGGGAATATGCTGAGAAAATTTGTAGCTCTATAAAAAGTCTTGGACTGGAAGCAGAGGTCTATGTTATTGGAGGTGTAGCAGAAGATAGAATAACTGTTCTAAGCGATATAGATATTCTCATAGTTGTAGAAAATATTGATCCATCTACAAAGAAAAAACTTGCTATAGATATTATGGAGAAAGCTATAGATAGCTATGGACTCCCTTGGGATGCACCTATAGAACTCCATATAATTGATAGAAATGATATGAAGACATATTTTAGATTATCAAAGACAATCAAGATATGTTGATAGAACAGTATTAAAAGTCTTCTCAATCCATAGACATTGTTATCTCAATATTGATTTCTTGGTATTTATACTCTCAAGAATGAATATCGATATAGATACTATCGTTATAATTATCATCAATAATCTATCAGAATTAAATCCATCTATAGATATGAGAAGTATTTCACCTATTAAAAGACCTATGAAGAACATTGCATATACCATAAGTCTTGGGATGAGCTTCTGTCTAAATACTATAAATCCGTCGATGTTTATCACCCTGGAAACCCTATATCCATAAGAATCCTCTCTAACTATACCTAGACTCAATAGCTTCTTCATATGGTAGTGAACAGTACTTACAGGTATATTTAATGCTCTAGAAATCTCTCTAACTCCCTGTGGATCCTTTGACTCTAGCAAATAGAGATATATCTTAAGAGCAGTTCTACTAAGATCATCCTGTGGTCTAGACATAGATACTCACTAAATTCTATACAATTTGAATATCTTTAAAATTCAAATGTTAAAATACTAATTGTTCAAGTCTCTGAACAAATATGTTCAAGGACTAGACTTTTTACAGCTTGATGCACAATAATATTCCTAGAGGGTGAAGATAATGAGTA
Above is a genomic segment from Ignisphaera aggregans DSM 17230 containing:
- a CDS encoding 6-phosphogluconate dehydrogenase NAD-binding (COGs: COG2084 3-hydroxyisobutyrate dehydrogenase and related beta-hydroxyacid dehydrogenase~InterPro IPR006115~KEGG: smr:Smar_0243 6-phosphogluconate dehydrogenase, NAD-binding~PFAM: 6-phosphogluconate dehydrogenase NAD-binding~SPTR: A3DL46 6-phosphogluconate dehydrogenase, NAD-binding~PFAM: NAD binding domain of 6-phosphogluconate dehydrogenase), with protein sequence MDIGIVGLGLMGSNLVRCLRNKNIGVVVYNRTRSRAEALCREVNCVVVDSPREVADRAMFIIVFVADDDALRDVVFGSNGIVYSKNSSIIINASTITPMMSMYIYENIGKRYLEAPVYGSVDAAKSCSLLSIVAGDENVYREARGVIDLYSSKSIYVGEIPKASVLKLALNNVGMSFPIVLSESLAMLEAWGIDKELFREIAKNLWFGTAIERYWHRVTGPVKEPSFRLRLAAKDYSYVAKTLQIKNIPAFISSSISNLLTLATAEGYGDFDYTKIGEYLVELAKRGRNIVRE
- a CDS encoding hypothetical protein (KEGG: pcl:Pcal_0194 hypothetical protein~SPTR: A3MSL4 Putative uncharacterized protein), producing MYRSLLIPIIVISLALLANIDMIYAENSFSVRWIRYIAVPPLNSLLSICIFSNYVVAIGYVNVKTYHIPTFYPAPDNPYIVFINRYTGRVEKTWIDTSLEGEFIDCVALGDKLYVIGGVGLYVFDKNLNIVKKADVKGLKIFSDGEYIYIDTHSHIEKRSPDLELLNAIHEYDIQGFLSCILETSINSAVGDIWIISVCPGLNITSIAILDRDFSVKKIITYRGDDEYILDAVSSMCFDSNGYAYISGIRSRGSSIMKFDMFGNPVAIHRSSDYSFDFLSLLCDSDRIYGFSGSYITIMDKNLSIIGSITLQNSIVVPRVVADEYTVYVAGDSERRWIVYALNIPYKDKGVIPTQPTVFIAITISILVPVYLAIRQRIRSYP
- a CDS encoding peptidase M48 Ste24p (COGs: COG0501 Zn-dependent protease with chaperone function~InterPro IPR001915~KEGG: tpe:Tpen_1218 peptidase M48, Ste24p~PFAM: peptidase M48 Ste24p~SPTR: A1RZI6 Peptidase M48, Ste24p~PFAM: Peptidase family M48), which produces MVRGKLLLILSLLAITILVLTVVQLIISVLLPGIGFSWGLFPFWWSWWLIDIAAYAVAITTLILAGIGLERFIRNRIPVDMDHLRSAMISTSTAVIGATIFVIAALAYIFGVEFVTTVGLIAFLFAAIPSFISWLISPALINLSYGCRYDPELQEIVNRVAMRAGIEPPKAMVADMPIPNAFAYSSPVMGRYVAVTRGLMKTVRSREELEAVIGHELGHHKHRDNAIMMIFGLFPSVIYFLGRFLMFAGMTYRYVDGGGSNRRRESSGGVLLLIAGIILIVVSILIQIAVLALSRLREYYADAHGAKVTSPRAMINALESLDTYYRSYGAKRWLEDSKIKALFIYALAEPFFGLEEILSTHPPIEKRIRFLENLMYRPIEA
- a CDS encoding Conserved TM helix repeat-containing protein (InterPro IPR008910~KEGG: smr:Smar_0207 TM helix repeat-containing protein~PFAM: Conserved TM helix repeat-containing protein~SPTR: A3DL10 Conserved TM helix repeat-containing protein); protein product: MASLEEVLNTLWRSFINILPGVIAAVIWIIVGAIVAIVVGDIVTRVVRRYIERPLTLTPFGKTLATLGLEFSELIGGLTKAFIIAITLVAAIGYIPLEGEAGAMIYSVVNYLPYLIGGIALITLGLVLAIALARYIGSILGASFGETYKHVTTLIENLLLVGLIAVVLTVSFTLLKIPSAFIYPLLLGSLAIAVGIFISIEAFKAIEANFPNFRPLTPFIQFILILAFLLIGMTAIFSQYPVVGDVTKMLSIGIAIAFGIVLIPIAFYLAKKALIEAGRS